A window of Cryptomeria japonica chromosome 3, Sugi_1.0, whole genome shotgun sequence contains these coding sequences:
- the LOC131045903 gene encoding disease resistance protein L6, with protein sequence MASTSSSHKHSFSEFERKTFTVSYDAFINHRGPDTKATVAFALYESLEEMGFCTFLHDQELQPGDSIEPAIQNVIYSSSVQIAIFFPRYAESPWCLNELVDMLKTRALFIPVFCDVKPYALRYLDKGAYKDAFAKHEEKGRFSKETLNDWKAALHSSSLVKGHEFSTDIDNVEELRTKIGLAAQQRVGKKCLPRDVETANDADIAASTSTSVQRNKSSSLLPRDSHSVGIDSKVEDMVGLLKNPQVAVIAVVGMGSLGKTFLLQCVYKKIKSSFDKSVWLSISKFYSVKGLQIDIAFQIGLIMIH encoded by the exons ATGGCGTCTACCTCTTCCTCTCACAAGCATTCATTCAGTGAATTTGAAAGGAAAACATTCACAGTATCATATGATGCATTCATTAACCACCGAGGCCCTGACACGAAAGCTACTGTGGCTTTTGCGCTTTATGAATCACTGGAAGAAATGGGATTTTGCACATTTCTTCATGATCAAGAATTACAACCAGGAGATTCAATTGAGCCTGCCATACAAAATGTCATTTACTCTTCCTCTGTGCAAATCGCCATCTTCTTCCCACGATATGCGGAGTCCCCTTGGTGTCTAAATGAGCTGGTTGACATGCTGAAAACCAGGGCTCTGTTTATTCCTGTATTTTGTGATGTAAAGCCTTATGCACTTCGCTACCTTGACAAGGGAGCTTATAAAGATGCATTCGCTAAGCATGAAGAAAAGGGGAGATTCAGCAAAGAGACGCTTAACGACTGGAAAGCAGCCCTCCACTCTTCTTCACTGGTCAAAGGCCACGAATTCAGCACAGATATTGA TAATGTCGAGGAGCTGCGTACAAAGATTGGCTTGGCTGCTCAACAAAGGGTTGGAAAGAAGTGCTTGCCAAGAGATGTGGAAACTGCAAATGATGCAGACATTGCAGCGTCGACAAGTACATCAGTACAGAGGAATAAATCATCTAGTCTTCTACCCAGAGATTCACATTCGGTGGGCATTGATTCCAAAGTTGAAGATATGGTAGGCTTGTTGAAGAATCCACAAGTTGCAGTTATAGCCGTCGTTGGTATGGGCAGCTTGGGGAAGACATTTCTTCTCCAATGTGTCTACAAGAAAATCAAATCCAGTTTTGACAAATCTGTTTGGCTCTCTATCTCTAAGTTTTATTCTGTCAAGGGTTTGCAAATTGATATAGCCTTTCAAATAGGTTTAATCATGATCCACTAA